Genomic segment of Avibacterium volantium:
GCAACTTGCCAATGATTTTGTGACTAAACGCACAATGTTAATGGGCGGTTGGGGAATGCAACGCCAACGCCACGGTGAGCAAAGCCACTGGATGATGGTCACGCTAGCTTCTATGCTTGGACAAATTGGTTTACCGGGCGGCGGCTTCGGCTTTAGTTATCACTATGCCAATGGTGGTGTGCCAACTGCAACAGGCGGAATTTTAGGTTCGATCACCGCAAATCCAGCCGTACAAGCAGGGGAAAAAACGTGGCTTGATGAAACATCTAAAATGGCATTTCCTGTGGCACGGGTGGCAGATGCTTTACTTAACCCCGGCAAAACGATTCAATATAATGGCACGGAAATTACCTATCCCGATATTAAATTAGTTTATTGGGCAGGTGGTAATCCATTTGTACATCATCAAGATACCAATACCTTAGTGAAAGCCTTCCATAAGCCAGATACCTTTATTGTGAATGAAGTAAACTGGACTCCAACGGCACGAATGGCTGATATTGTATTGCCTGTAACCACAAGTTATGAGCGTAACGACTTAACAATGTCAGGCGATTATTCAATGATGAATATCTACCCAATGAAACAAGTTGTGCCACCGCAATTTGAAGCGAAAAGTGATTATGACATCTTCACCGAATTAGCCAAGCGTGCTGGTGTGGAAGAACAATTCACCGAAAATAAATCGGAAATGGATTGGTTAAAAGGTTTCTACCAAACGGCATTTGATGCGGCACGTAAAAACCGTGTATTAATGCCTAAATTCGAGAAATTCTGGGAAGAAAATAAACCGATTACTTTCAAAGCCAATGAAAAAGCGAAAAAATGGGTGCGTTATGAAGAGTTCCGCAATGATCCGTTGTTGAATCCATTGGGTACACCATCAGGTAAAATTGAAATTTATTCTGATGTGGTAGCCAAAATGAATTATGACGATTGCAAAGGCTATCCAAGCTGGATGGAACCGGCAGAATTTGCTGGCAACACCACAGCAGAAGCACCTTTAGCTTTAGTTACGCCACACCCATATTATCGTTTGCACAGCCAGCTTGCACATACTTCATTACGTCAAAAATATGCCGTGAATGATCGCGAGCCAGTGTTGATTCATAAAGATGATGCGGCAACGCGTGGTATTGTTGATGGTGATATTGTGCGAATTTTCAATTCTCGCGGACAAGTGCTTGCCGGGGCTGTGGTTACTGATGGCATTATCAAAGGCACGGTCGCCTTGCACGAAGGGGCTTGGTATGATCCTGCGAATCTTGGACAATCGGATAAACCATTGTGTAAAAATGGCTGCCCGAATGTGCTTACTCGCGATGAAGGCACGTCAAAACTTGCACAGGGTAACTCGCCAAATACTTGTATCGTACAAGTAGAAAAATTCACTGGCGAAGCACCAGCCGTAACGGTGTTTAAACAACCGAAACAATCGGCGTAATTCCCCGGTAAACATAAAAAATCATTGAAAAGTGCGGTGGTTTTTGGTGAATTTTTTTAGATTAGCCACAATGTTCTAGTCGTTATAACCTAAACTGGATCGTATCGTTTTGCTAATCTTCCAGAAAAATAAAACTCAGTGATGAGCTGAGTTTTATGCCGACTAATGAAGAGCGGTACTTTTTTTATGAATTTCCAACAAATTTTCTTCTTTTTTTGGCATTTGTAGATAAAAGCCTTGTTGTTGGATTTTTTCTAGCACTTCTTGGTTATCTGCGTTGACGAGCGATTTTTCACCTTTAAGATTAAATAGCATCACAAAAATAGGCGTGCCGAAACTGTCGCGCAGGGTTTCGGGAATTGGGGAAAAATCATCGCGTTTGGCAATGTATAAATACATTCCTTCTTTTTTCTTACTTTTATAAATAGCGCAGAGCATAAGGCTTCCTATTATCCAGCTTGTTTATTTTTGCGTGATTTTTTCCATTTCCACAATACAATCAGGGCCACTACGCCGATAATGGCGTAAATAACGAATTGCCCCTTGTGGATTTGCTCATTCAACCAATCTAAATTACTTGCGCCAAAATGCCCTAAATAAACCCAAATTGGCACAGAAATTATGGCAGCCAAAAAATCAATCAGCACAAAACGGACAAAACTTACACGGCGGGTAATCCCTGAAACCATATAAATTGGCGCTCTTAAGCCGGGGAGAAAACGGGCGGTGAAAAGGACGCGATTACCATATTTATCAAATTGCGAACGCACCATTTGTAAGCGTTTTAAGGTAAGCATTTTGCGAATTGGGCGGAAACGCAAGATTTTTACCCCATAAGCGCGGCCTAACCAATACATCGTGCTGTCGCCGATTAACACCCCCAACATACTCACCACTAACATAATATGCGGATTGGTATAGCCTAAGCCAGAAATGACGCCGCCTGACACAAGGGTAATATCTTCAGGAATTGGCACGCCGAAACCACAGATGATCAAAACAAACAAAACAGCAAAGTAGCCGTAGTCAGTAAAAAAGTTGATTAAAAATTCCATATCAAATCCGCATTTAATTTGCCAGAATGGTTAAGTTCAAAATGCTGATTATTGTAACTTTTTTTGCGAAAATAGCCATTAAAAATATGGCAATAAGCAGATTTCTATTTGCCTTAAGGTCGGGCATTGATTATAATCTGCGGTCTCAAAGATTTCTTTGAGCTTGATTTTGTGAAATCGCTGGGTCGCCTGCGATTTTTTCGATTAACTTTTTATTAAAGAGAATACAATTATGTCATTCAAATTTAACGCTGAAGTGCGTACAGCGCAAGGTAAGGGTGCGAGCCGCCGCCTGCGTCATAATGGTCAAATTCCTGCAATCGTTTATGGTGGGAATGCAGAACCTGTTTCAATCATCTTAAACCACGATGAATTAAACAACGCTCAAGTACACGATTCTTTCTATTCAGACGTGATCACTTTAGTGATTGATGGTAAAGAAGTGGCTGTGAAAGTACAAGCAATGCAACGCCACCCATTCAAACCAAAATTAGTTCACATCGACTTCAAACGCGTTTAATTTTGCGTTGAATAAAAAAGCACCTTTTTGATCTGCCCCCAAAAAGTTAGACTATATTCTAATTTAATTTTAATTCAAGGACTGAGTTCTGTATTCCACAGGGCTTAGTCCTTTGAGCTTCACTTGAATACGCTCATTGTTGTAGTAATGAATGTACTCGTGAATCACTTTTTCAAGCTGTTCAAAGGTTTTAAACCGCTTGCCAAAGTAACATTCCGTCTTCAATCGCCCGAAAAAGCTTTCCATCGCACCATTATCAAGGCAATTGCCTTTTCTCGACATACTTTGCGTAATACCGTGTTTTTTCAATATCTCCTGATAACCCATCATTTGATACTGCCACCCTTGGTCGGAATGCAGTATCGGTTTTTCCCCCCGCTAATCGGTTCACCGCTTGGGTCAACATTCTGGTTATCTGCTCAAAATTCGGACTTCTCGCCACATCATAAGCAATAATTTCGTTATTAAACAAGTCTTTAATCGGCGATAAATACACTTTGCCTTCCGCACATTTGAACTCGGTGATATCCGTTACCCACTTCTCATTCGGCATCGTTGCCGTAAAATCCCGTTGCAACAGATTATCGGCAGTGTGTCCCACTTTGCCTTGGTAAGAACAATATTTTTTCTGCTTACTTTTTCCTTTTAACCCCAAACGTTGCATTATCGCTTGCACCCTTTTGTGGTTGATAATCAAGTATTTCCTTAATTCCAAGGTAATTCGACGATAACCATAATTTTCGTCATTTTTGCGATAAATTTCCTCTATTTTCTGTGAAATCGCTACATTTTTATCCGACTTTGGCTTGAGATGATAAAAGAACGAACTGCGTGCCAATCCGATTAGCCTGAGTAACAATTCCAACGGGAAATGCGAGCGTAAGGCATTTACGATGACGGCTTTTTCTGCATTTTTTGTTGGTTGAGTTCCTGCAACTTTTTTAGCATTGCATTCTCCGCTTCTAATTCCAAAATTCGGTAACGCAAGCGTTCTTCTTCTGTTTTGGGCGTTGGTGGCATTTTAGGTGAGTTGAGTTTCATACTTGGACGACCTTTAGGTTTGAGTAATAACCCATCTATACCTTGTTTTTCAAAGCGTTGCAACCATTGACTAATTATCCCTGAACTGGGGATATCAAAGCGAAAGCAGGCGGCTTCAGCGGAGCACTGGCCTTTTTTGATAGCTTGAATAACCTTTAATTTAAACTCAACAGAATAATATCGTTTTTTACCTAACACAGCTAATCCATTGATTCCATTATGATTAAATTTCGCAATCCAACGTGCTAACGTTCTTTGGGGAAGCTGAAAATACTGGCGAGTAAGCGAACGGTTTTTTCCATTTTGATGATAAAAGTCGAGCACTTGTTGTTTGAAACGTTGAGTATATTTAGTCATAAAAAATCTGCACCTTAATCAGTTGGTTGTTTAGTCCAACTTTTGGGGTGCAGATCATTTTAAGGTGCTTTTTTGTTATCTCTATTTTAGAACGCATATTCAATTTTCGCCCAATAAGTGCGAGGCATTCCCATCAAAGCAAAACTGCGATCATATTTTCCGCGTTGTACTTGCCAATAATGTTTATTGAATAGATTTTCTATCCCAACACGCAGAATAAGATCTTGGTTTTGGCGAATTTGGAAACGATATTTCGCGCCAAGATCCACTGTGGTATAAGATGGGAACTCATAGGTTTTTGCGTAATTTTGGTAGGATTTTCCATAATATTGCACCGCACTACTTAATAACAGATTTGGTGCGAAACTTGGCTCCCATTCTACGGCTGCTTTGGCAATAATGCGTGGGCTTGCCACTTGAGCGCCATTGATGATTTCTCCTGCATAGCTTGAGAAATCAATGAGATCGCCTTTGTTATAAGTGATGCCAAAACTTGGACGTAAACGGCCTTCAAGTAAGTTTGCATAAAGGTTAAATTCAATCCCACGATTGCGTTCTTTACCTTGTTCTTCCCCTGAAGTGCGGTGATATTTTGTGGCAAATTTTGCACTGATGATGCCGGGACGTGTGATTTGGTAAAGGCTAAGTGTGGTGGTGAAGGTTTCACTCCAGTTTTTTCTTGCGCCTAGCTCAATTTGACGGCTTACACGCGGATCAGCCATTGTGCCATCTTCATCGACATAACCCGGTTCAAGATCTTCCAAATAATTTCCATAAAGGACAAAATTGGAATTTGGCACCCAAGCAAGGGTAAGCATTGGACTAAAGCGGTGCGCTTTGCCGTCCGTTTTAACAGATTTTTCTCCCGTTGTGGCGTTGGTTTGATAATTGGTTTGTTTGATCCATTGTAAGCGACCGCCTAAGGTTAAACGGATTTGATCGTCAAATAGCCCGAGCGTATCGGCTAAGGCAAGACTGTAAGATTTTAATTTTTGATCCGTATTGCCTTGGGCTAAAGGTTTGAAGTTATCCACTTGAGCAAAGTGAGGGGCGTAGAGATTACCCCCAGAAAATGGTTTAAGCACAGGGCTTTGATCGAAATCTCGTTCGCGTAGTACCGCATCAAAAGCCACATTCCAATTATGGCTTAATGTGCCAGTAAAATGATGGCCTTGTAATTTTAGATTTCCGCTTGTGGTACGAGTGATAAAGTCCATCGCACGCATTTGGCTAATTTTATAATCACCGTTAGGTTGAATATTAGTAGCAAGAATTTGCCCGAAATTGCCGTAATAATTTGACGTCATATGCCCAATGCCGCCAGATAAAGTCATCTCATAAGGTAAGTCATAAGAAGCGGTGAGCATAATGGTTTGATCGCGCGTGGTTTGCCATGACCAAGCGGGGATTAAATTGATCTCGCCATTTGGGGCTGCAGGTAAGGCATAAGTGAGATTTTGAATATCCTGTACCCTTGCACGTCCGCCGTGTGTGGCACGTTTGGCATAGAGATAATCCAAGGCAACACGCAATTTTTCACCACGATAATCGGCGGAAATGGCAAATTCTTTATTGCGTTCATCATAATGATCGCGTGCTGTATCACCATCACGGTAAAGTCCATTGATGCGAATGCCCCATTCTTTATTTGTCCCAAAGCGGCGACCAAAATCAAAAGATTCTTGTAAACGGGAATCACTAAACCAAGCAAAACCAAGGCGATTAATGTCTTTATCGGTGGCGCGTTTGGTTTCAATATTGATTGAAGCACCTGATGACCCTTCGGGATCCATTCCTACCGTGGCAGTGGATGCGCCTTTAATCAGTTGGGCTGAGCTGACAGCAGCGGTCGGGGAATTGTAAGTGGAATATAATCCCGCTAAGCCGTTCAAACTAAATTGACGGGCATCTAATTGTAAACTACGCACATAAACGCCTTGCAAGGTGTTAGTTTCACCACCAAAATTCATTACAGAAGCATCGGTTTTTGCGATTGCATCAACAATATTGCGTGGTTGGTTATCTGCCAGTGCTTGTTCATCATAATTCACTACGGTGATCGGCGAAGTAAAGGCTAGTTGTTCGCCTAAAAGGCTTAAATTGACTTCTGATTTGAGCTTATTGGTGGCTTTGAATTTTTCTAATTCAGTAACCACATTGATTTCATCTAACGATTGATTCGTTTCAGCTAAAGCGGAAAAAGAAACCCCAAAGAAAAGTGCGGTGTAAATTGCGCTCAATTTTACAGGAATGGAATATTGCATAAATTTCTCATTGATAATTTGTTGAACTTATAAATAAAAGAAAAGCTCCTTTCCTTTCATTTGCCTATAAAAACAAGGGCGATTATAGAGTAATTACATCGCTCCAATCAATGAGAATTATTCTTATTTACAAACTGATAGCCATTCGCATTCCTTTCTCCGCACTTTCATAGATCAACGCAATCAATTTCAGCACGTCAGTGGCTTGTTGGGCGGTAACTTGCAATGGGGCTTGTTCGCGGAGAGCGGCGTAGATGTTGTCGTAATAGGCTTGGTAGTTGCCGCGTTCGGTTTCAATGGGGCTGCGGATAACAATGCCGTTGATTTCGGTGTGCAGTAGTCCCCAGTCTTTTTCAGGCTCAGCGTTCCAATCGCCTTGTGGTTTTGTGCCTTTAAGCAATAAGGCTTCTTGGTTATCCATTGTGGCTTTGATGTAGCTACCTTTCGTGCCTTGCAACATAATATAAGGGGCAGGTTCGCGGGCGCATTTGGTGGAAGATAGCACCACTTTTTTGTCCGCATAATAGAAAATAATTTCAAAGTTATCTTCCGATTTTGCGCCTGCACGTTGTGCTTTCATATCCGCATAAAGTGCGGTGGGAATACCGAATAAATCTACGCAATGATCGATCAAATGCACGCCTAAATCATAAACTAGCCCAGAGCCAAATTCGCCCGTTTCTTTCCACGCTTTGCTATTCGGTTTTTGGCTGAACCGTTCGTAACGCATTTCATAATGCACAATTTCGCCCAACATTTGATGTTCAAGCAGTTTTTTCACCGTTAAAGCACCGTTATCCCAACGGCGATTTTGGTAAACGGAAAGCATTACATTATGCTGTTTGGCGAGTTTATCTAGCTCTTCTGCTTGCGCAGGGTAAACTGCAAGGGGCTTTTCTACGATGACATTTTTGTCTGCCAAAATAGCTTGTTTTGCCATTTCGTAATGGGTGAGATTAGGTGTGGTGATAATCACCAAGTCAATTTCTGGGCTGAGCAGTTGTTCAAACTGATGTACCACTTCAATATAAGGATAGGCCTGTTTCGCTTTTTCACTGTTGCGTTCAAACACTTTACGCACTTGAAAACGCGGATCGAGATCTAAAAAAGGCATATGAAAGGTTTTGGCGGACATTCCAAAGCCTGCAATGGCGACATTAATGATTTTTTCCATTTGATTTTCCTATTGAATTGCTTTTAACTTTTGTAAAATTTCTTGGTCAGGTAGAGCCTGAATTTTGCGAATACGTTGGATAAGCAGCACGGCGGCAACCGTTAAACTCACCACAAATCCCACCCAAAAACCTGCCGCACCAATGCTTGGCATTAACCAATCGGTACGCGATAAAATATAGCCCAATGGCATTCCAATGCCCCAATAACAGAACATAGTGATGTATAAAATGGATTTAGTGTCTTTATAGCCACGCAATGCCCCTGCGGTGATCACCTGAATGGTGTCAGAAAATTGGTATAAGGCAGAAATTAACAGCAAATGGCTGGCGATTAAAATCACGTCTTGATCTGAAACGTAAATTTTAGGAATTTGTTGATTAAATAAAACCACAATGAGTGCGGTAAAACAGGCTAGGCTTAGCCCTACAGCAAGCGCTGAATAGAATACTGCTTTTGCTTGTTGTAATGAGCTTTCGCCCAAACGTTGCCCTACTAAAATGGTAGTTGCCATTCCTAAAGACATTGGCAACATAAAAATAAAGGAGCTGGTCGTTAGTGCAATTTGGTGGCTAGCGACTACTTCTGTACCAAGAGGTGAAAGTAAAAGGGAAGAAAGGGCGAATAATGCCACTTCGCAAAATAGTGCAATACCAATAGGGAAGCCCAAGCCTAGCACTTTTTTTAAGGTGGAAAAGTCAGGTTTTTCAATGATTTTATCAAAAAGATGAATATCACGCTGACTGCGAGCTTGACGTGAATAGCTAATCATCATTAAGCACATTGCCCAGTTTACAATTGCTGTTGCAATGCCACAGCCCACCGCACCAAAGGCTGGCACGCCAAGTTTACCGTAAATAAAAATATAATTAAGCGGAATATTAAGAAATAATCCCGCAAAGGTGATCAGCATTGTTGGCGCCGTTTTGGCGATGCCGTCATTTAAACAGCGAAAATTGATCATCAGCAAATAACCGGGTAAGCCCCACAGCATTGCGTGCAGATAATCAATGGTTATTTGTGCCAATCTTGGCTCCATTTTCATATGGCTGATGACATAATCACTGTAATAAATAAACAAGCCAAGGGGAATACAGCTTAACACCACCACCCACATACCTTGTCGCACATAGTGAGCGATCCGCTGGCGTTGGCCTGAACCATTGAGATAAGAAATAATCGGCGGCAAGGCAAGCAGTAAACCGTGTCCTAATAAAATCAGCGGTAACCAAATGGACGCGCCCACCGAAATCGCCGCCATATCCGCAGCGCTGACGCGACCAGCCATAATGGTGTCCACAAAACCCATTGAATTTTGTGCCATTTGCGCCAGTAAAATGGGGAAGGCGATCGCCACCAATTTGCCCATTTCTTGGCGATGATGTTGAATGAAACTAAATAACATAAAAATATCCGAATTTGTTATATACTATTGCAAGTTTTACCGAATTTACGGTGATGATTTTTAAGATAAGAGAGCTAATTATGTTTACAGGAATCGTGCAGGGCGTAGCCCAAATTCATTCTATTGATGAAAAAACGCATTTTAGAACACAGGTAGTTAAAATGCCACAGGAATTAACCGAAAATCTGGAAATTGGTGCGTCTGTGGCAAATAACGGGGTCTGCTTAACCGTAACCAAAATTGAAGGGGATCTCGTCAGCTTTGATTTAATGACGGAAACCCTACGCATCACCAATTTAGGCGAATTGTGCCAAGGGGATTGGGTGAACATTGAGCGAGCGATGAAAATGGGTGATGAAATCGGCGGACATATTTTGTCTGGCCACGTTTACACCACCGCCAAGGTTTCGCAACGCATTGTGTCAGAAAATAACTTGCAAATTTGGTTCGAGTTGCCTGATCCTGCCTTGATGAAATATATTCTCACTAAGGGATTTATCGCCATTGATGGCATCAGCCTGACTATTGGCGAAGTGAAAGGCAACGAGTTTTGCGTGAACCTTATTCCAGAAACCATTCATCGCACCTTGATCGGCAAGCGTGAAGTGGGGGATTTCGTGAATATTGAAATCGATCCACAAACACAAGCTATTGTGGATACGGTAGAACGCTATTTAGCCAGCCGTGGTGAATAATGGCATAAAATGAAAAACTAAAGTGCGGTCGAAAATTACGAAATTTTTCACCGCACTTTTTTAATCGCATTCTGTGTTACGATGTGCAATATTCAGTAAACGGCACGCAACAGCGATATGGGGGCAATATGCAAAATGATTTTTGGAGTTCCGCGCTTTTTTCCATAAGCGTAACTTTACCGACCTTATTGTTGTTAATACTCGGCATCGGGCTGCGAAAACGCAAAATCATTGACGATAAATTCAGCCAGCAAGCCACTAGCGTGGTGTTCAAAATCACCTTGCCCGCCTTACTCTTTCTTAACGTATTTAAAAACCCTATTGCTGAGCTGAATGAACAGTTGGTGATGATTTGGGCGTGCGTGCTGGGAACCTTGTTACTGTTCCTTTGTGCGGAAATTTTTGCCGCAAAATTTGTGCAAGAAAAGCGAGAACGTGGCACTTTCGTGCAAGGTGTTTATCGCGGAAATTGTAGTATTTTAGGGCTAGCATTCTGCCTTAATGCCTATGGTGATGCCGCATTAGTGCCAGCCACCATTTATGCGGCCACTACGGCGATTATTTACAATGTGTTAGGCGTGATCACCTTAAGCCGCTCCCTTTCTGACGGCAAAGTGAATATTCCACGAATGATCTTAAATGTGGCAAAAAATCCCTTAATTATCAGCATAGTATTAGGCTTTTTAGCCAGTTATTTAAAATTGGCTATTCCTAAATTTATGCTTACCACAATCCAATATCTCGCCACAATGACCTTACCGCTTGCGTTGATCTGTGCTGGTGTCAGCATTGAATTAAAAGCCTTGTATAAAATTTCAGGCATTTCTTTATGGGCAAGCATAGGGCGAGTGATTGTTGCACCGATTTTTATGGTGTTACTGGGCAAATTATTTGGCTTTAGCGGCGTGAATTTAGGTGTGATTTTCTTAATGAATGCCACCCCAATGGCGGCCGCGGCTTATGCAATGGTGCGTGGAATGGGGGGCAACGCCAACACCGCAGCGAACATTATTGGCATTACCACTTTCGCATCAATGTTTATCTCTGCCTTAGGCTTAACCATTTTGCACCAAATGGGTTGGGTGTAAGCATAACGCTTAATAAAAAACAAAAGGGCGAAAATCTTCGCCCTAAAATTTGTTAAAAAAGCACCGCACTTTATGGGTTAAGCGAGATCTTCACCGCACAGCGTTCGCCTTGTTGGAGCGGTTGTGCAATTCTTGCAGTTTCCAAACAAACCATTGTTTTATAACCTGTTTCGCTAATTCCGCCAGTGGCTTTATGCCAAGGATTCCACAGCACCACATTGCTTGCATTATGATGTGCCACATTAATTGTACGCCCGTCCCCTTTATCGACAATGTGATGCGAAACAGGGGATTGCACCGTATAAATGCAATCAATATGCTGATCAATTAAACGTGGGGAAGGCACATTTTCTTGCTGCTGCGTTAATGCGTTGAAACATTCCGTTGGCAAGTTTTGCACTTCCACATTGGCCACATCGCTTAAATTAAAATAGCTATGCAAAGCAAGTTGGGCAGGCTCTTGTCCGTAATGCTGAAAAATAATTTCGCAATCTTTGCTAAAGATCATTGTGGTTTTGGCTTCAATCAAATGATCTGAAGAAAATAAACAAAATTCCAACCGCACTTTGTTTTCTTCAATTTCATAATCACTGAGCTGCCATAAACTGATGCGCGCATAACCGTGCGCAGGGGATTTTGCACCACCAAACCAAGGATAGCAAATTGGCACACCACCACGAATGGCATTGCCTAAGGTAAAAGGTTCAATTTCACTCAGCCAAAGCACGTCTTTCTGCGCGCCTTTCGGCTGCCAGCTAAATAAATGCGCACCTTGAAGCGAGATCAAGGCTTTACCCACTGGGTGATCTAACGCGATCACAGGGATTTCATTATATTGCTGCAAACTTAATGCTGGGGTGAGTTGTTTGATTATTGTTGTCATTAAATTATTCTCCTTTAACAATGTGAATTATTCACTTCTTCGCGTAAAAATTTTCCGTGTTGTAGGAAAATGGTGCGGTTGGTGAGCTTACCCAGTTCGGGATTATGCGTTACCATTACGATCGTTCGCCCTTGCTGATTGAGTTCGGTGAGCAAATCTAGCACCAGTTTTTCATTTTTTTCATCAAGGTTGCCAGTGGGTTCATCAGCGAAAATCACTGGAGGTTGATTAACCAGGGCGCGGGCGATACAAACCCGTTGCTGTTCACCACCCGA
This window contains:
- a CDS encoding D-hexose-6-phosphate mutarotase, whose amino-acid sequence is MTTIIKQLTPALSLQQYNEIPVIALDHPVGKALISLQGAHLFSWQPKGAQKDVLWLSEIEPFTLGNAIRGGVPICYPWFGGAKSPAHGYARISLWQLSDYEIEENKVRLEFCLFSSDHLIEAKTTMIFSKDCEIIFQHYGQEPAQLALHSYFNLSDVANVEVQNLPTECFNALTQQQENVPSPRLIDQHIDCIYTVQSPVSHHIVDKGDGRTINVAHHNASNVVLWNPWHKATGGISETGYKTMVCLETARIAQPLQQGERCAVKISLNP